GATAGACTGAATAGGGTTCCGCCTTGCGAATGTCATAGGGCACACCAGCAGCACGTAATATGGGACCAGTACAGCCAAAACGCAGGGCCAGGTCGCGGTCTATTATGCCCACGTCTTTGGTTCTGTGGATGAAGATGACGTTCTTGGTCACCAGATTGTGATAGTCGTGCCAACGGCTGCGAAGCCTCTTGATGAACTTGCGGGTGCTGCTGATGAACTCTTCATCGATATCTTTAGCCACTCCTCCCAGGCGGCAGTAGCTGTAAGTGAGGCGAGAGCCGGTTACTCTGTCCAGGATGTCCAGGATGATCTCACGATCGTCAAAGGCATAAAGAAATGGAGTAAAGGCCCCCAGATCCATGATATAGGTGCCAAACCAGAGCAGATGACTGGAGATGCGATTGAGTTCTGCGCAAATGACCCGAATATATTCAGCTCTGTATGGCACGGCTATGCCTGCCATTTTCTCTACCGCTGCCACATAGGCATGGTTGAAAAGCAAACCAGAGAGATAGTCCATCCGGGAAGAGTTGGGAAAGAACTGTTCATACAGATGGCTTTCAGCCATTTTTTCATGGCCTCTGTGCCCATAGCCTACAATCGGATCAGCTTCAACGATGTACTCTCCGTCCAATTTGAGGAAGAGCCGCAGGACCCCGTGGGTGCTGGGATGCTGAGGACCAAGGTTGAGATAGAAGGTTTGCTCGGTAATCGGCTCAAGCATCTGGGTAGCCATAGATTTCTTCCGTGCTCTTGTAAGAGTGTACCTTGCCGAATTCCTTCAACAGTGGATGAAAGTCGGCATCTTCCGGTAACAGCAAGCGACGCAGGTCAGGATGCCCCTCGAATTCAATGCCGAAAAGGTCGAAGACCTCCCGTTCATGCCAGAGGGCAGCATTATAGATACTGCTAATGGAAGGCACCGCTTGTCCTTTGCTCAGCTGAAGTCGTACCACCAGACGCGACATCTTGCCGAAGGAATTGAAGTTGTAGATTACCTGGAGGCCGTCAGTAAAATCGGCTGCAGTGACAAACTCCAGAAATAGATCCTCTTTCCTGGCAACCTCTGCTACAGAGACGATCTGCGCTGCAGTTGTCCTGACCTCCAGAAGGTAACCTCTTCTACCATAGTCTCGTGGGCTGACCGCCGCTTCATCAACGACTCTGCCCAGCTTTTCTCTTAAAGCGTCTGAAGACATTCCGTTTCTCGCCTTTGGTAATCAAATCCTCGAGAGCCAGAAATCCCTGAATCAAACCTTCGGGTCTCGGAGGACAGCCAGGGACATATACATCTACCGGGATGAGCAAATCTGCACCCGGCACTATGGCATACTGGCCCTCATATTCGAATGGTCCCCCGGAAATGGCGCAATTGCCCATGGCAATGCACCACTTGGGCGCCGGCATCTGTTCCCACAGGGTAACTATGGTTGTCGCCATTTTTTTGGATATGGTGCCAGCCACAATCATCAAGTCCGATTGCCGCGGCGAAGGCCGGAACACCCCAGCGCCAAAGCGGTCCAAGTCGAACCGGCTGGCTCCTGCCGCCATCATCTCGATGGCGCAGCAGGCAAGACCGAAAGTCATGGGCCACAATGAATTTGCCCGGCACACGTTGAGCACTTGCTCGAGCACAGCAAAGCGAATGCGGGGCCCTGTTTCTAAACCTTTTTCTGCCAATTGAACACTCCCTTACGCCAGGCGAAGACAATTGCCAGGGACAAGATTCCGATAAAAAGCACTATCTCAATAAAGTCACGGATGACAAAACCCTTGTCATAGGTGAGGGCAACCGGAAACAGATACAGTACATCCACATCAAAGGCCAGAAAGATGAGGGCAAAGACGTAATAGGCCACGCTGAACTGCACCCAGGCGCTGCCAATTGCTGGCATACCGCTCTCATATGTCTCGGCTCGTTTTTCACCCACGCTTCTGCCGCCAATTAGCCAGCTGATAATAATGGGCGTCACCGCAAAAAGAAGTGCCACCACCAGGAAGGCGGCAACGTAAAGAAAATCGTGCAATGGATTTACGTCCATAGCTCCACTCTCAATATGTGAAATATTGGGGGCGTCCTGCTGAGTTGTTCAGGGTGAAAAAACCCTGATTTTCAGGGCTCTTGTTAGCAGGTCATGTGGTAATATTTATCACAAACAGGCGGTATTCTCACCGAAACTTGGACCTGTGTCAAGCACAAAAGGTGATCATAGTGGAAAAAGTGGATCTCATTAATAGTCACAATCCTTCTAACTAATGAAAGACATATTGATTCTCGCCTTACAAGCCGATTTTCTGTTGACTCGCTAGTTGCCCTGTCTATAATAGGTGACTTTGGTGGTCGTGTTTCCTGATTAGGGTGGAGGAGGAATAGACAAATGACACAACAGTTGTCCATGCCCAATGGCGACGCGGAAGAAACCTTTAAAATGTATGCTTCAACAGTGGGGGCTCGGTTCATGCGTAGAGCAAACAAAATTTTCGAGGACTTCCCCACGTCCAAATACCTGCTCTATTTTTGTATCTACACGGTGGAGGTCATAATTGCATTCTGGATCGGCATGCAGCTCGGTCACTGATTCTGGCTAGCACTCTAGAATTTCGCTTATCAGCAGCAATCAGACAATCTCCATTGACGGAAAAAGAGGATATTCATGAAGGAAAAAGTTCGACTCACCATTGACGGGCAACAGGTGGAGGTGGAGAAAGGTACCACTATCCTGGAAGCGGCCAAACAGCTGCACATCAACATCCCCACCCTTTGCTACAGTGAGATCTTGAGGCCCCAAGAGCGGTGCAGGATGTGCGTGGTGAGAGTGGCGGGAGAAGAGCACCTGCAGGCCTCCTGCAGCACAGAGGTTCTAGAAGGCATGGAGGTCACTACCGACTCGGACGAAATCCGCCAGATGCGCAGACTCATGCTCGAACTCCTGCTCAAGGAGCACTATGGCGACTGTGTTGCACCTTGTCAACTCACCTGCCCAGCAGGGATTGATATTCAGGGCTATATTGCCCTCATCGCCCAGGGCCAATATCTAGAAGCACTGAAGCTCATCAGGGAGCGTATTCCCATGCCCCTGACTATTGGCCGCGTCTGTCCTCACTCCTGCGAGTACAAGTGCAATCGCAACCTTCTGGACGAACCGGTAAACATCAACCACCTGAAGCGGTTTGTGGCGGACTATGAGATGTTTTCCGGCAAGAGGAATCCACCAGACCTTGCGCCCCTTTCAGGCCGCAAAGTGGCCATTGTAGGCGGCGGCCCTGCAGGGCTTTCAGCGGCATACTATCTCCGCTGTCTTGGACATGCCAGCACCATATTCGATGTCATGCCCGAACTTGGAGGCATGCTGCGCTACGGCATCCCGGAATATCGCCTGCCAAAAAAGATCCTCGACTGGGAAATCGACGGCATCCTGGAGCTTGGCAATATCGAGGTGAAACTCGGACAGGCCTGGGGCAAAGATTTCACTCTGGAATCGCTGAAAAATGAAGGCTACGATGCCATTTTTATAGCCATCGGCGCCTGGAGCACTCGCAAGCTCGGCATACCCGGAGAGGAACTGGAGGGAGTCTACGCTGGCGTTGATTTTCTTGTGGACCTTGCCCTGGACAAACCAGTCAAGACGGGACGAAATATTGCCATAATCGGTGGCGGCAATGTGGCCATCGATGCTGCCCGCAACTGCATCCGCAAAGGTGCGGAAAGCGTCACAATCATCTATCGTAGATCTCGGCAGGAAATGCCTGCCAGTCCAGAGGAAATTCACGGGGCGGAGGAAGAAGGGGTAAAATTTCATTTTCTGGCCGCACCCGTCCGACTCATTGGCAGCAACGGCAAGCTCAGCAAGCTCGAGTATGTCAAGATGGAACTGGGAGAACCAGACGCCAGTGGCAGAAGACGTCCAGTGCCCATCGAGGGCTCTGAAACGCAGATTTCTGTGGACACGGTTATTGCTGCCATAGGTCAGTTCCCGGACCTTTCGCCCATAGATTCAGACTCAGCAGCAGAGGGCATGCCCACCACCAGATGGCACACAATAGGTGCTGACCCGGAGAACATGTACACAGGAATCGAGGGAGTCTTTACCGGTGGGGATGTGTACCGAGGTCCAGAGACAGTAGTAGGCGCTTTGGCTGACGGCCGCAAAGCTGCCTTTTCCATC
The nucleotide sequence above comes from Deltaproteobacteria bacterium. Encoded proteins:
- a CDS encoding NADH-quinone oxidoreductase subunit A; its protein translation is MDVNPLHDFLYVAAFLVVALLFAVTPIIISWLIGGRSVGEKRAETYESGMPAIGSAWVQFSVAYYVFALIFLAFDVDVLYLFPVALTYDKGFVIRDFIEIVLFIGILSLAIVFAWRKGVFNWQKKV
- a CDS encoding NADH-quinone oxidoreductase subunit C — encoded protein: MSSDALREKLGRVVDEAAVSPRDYGRRGYLLEVRTTAAQIVSVAEVARKEDLFLEFVTAADFTDGLQVIYNFNSFGKMSRLVVRLQLSKGQAVPSISSIYNAALWHEREVFDLFGIEFEGHPDLRRLLLPEDADFHPLLKEFGKVHSYKSTEEIYGYPDA
- a CDS encoding NADH-quinone oxidoreductase subunit D, producing the protein MLEPITEQTFYLNLGPQHPSTHGVLRLFLKLDGEYIVEADPIVGYGHRGHEKMAESHLYEQFFPNSSRMDYLSGLLFNHAYVAAVEKMAGIAVPYRAEYIRVICAELNRISSHLLWFGTYIMDLGAFTPFLYAFDDREIILDILDRVTGSRLTYSYCRLGGVAKDIDEEFISSTRKFIKRLRSRWHDYHNLVTKNVIFIHRTKDVGIIDRDLALRFGCTGPILRAAGVPYDIRKAEPYSVYPEFDFDIPTGSNGDAFDRYMVRLQEMEQSLRIIEQALDRLPPGPHKGLAPVRVSPPKGDCYFAAESARGALGYYIISDGSRYPYRLKVRVPSFSNLQVLTDVLPGTLVADTISILGSIDIVVPEVDR
- the nuoB gene encoding NADH-quinone oxidoreductase subunit NuoB, yielding MAEKGLETGPRIRFAVLEQVLNVCRANSLWPMTFGLACCAIEMMAAGASRFDLDRFGAGVFRPSPRQSDLMIVAGTISKKMATTIVTLWEQMPAPKWCIAMGNCAISGGPFEYEGQYAIVPGADLLIPVDVYVPGCPPRPEGLIQGFLALEDLITKGEKRNVFRRFKRKAGQSR